The SAR202 cluster bacterium genome contains a region encoding:
- the ispD gene encoding 2-C-methyl-D-erythritol 4-phosphate cytidylyltransferase produces MNGVDKIMLDLSGRPLLSYAVRAFEESPKIDRIVLVLSEQNQTAGKGLVASEGWRKVVGVCTGGARRQDSVRNGIAMLGDVEWTIVHDGARPFIDGPMIARGLAEAARTGASVAGVPVKDTIKRVSAERVVTETVPRDGLWSIQTPQVFRTAILRDAHARVPEDVTDDASMVERAGGAVTIFDGSPDNIKVTTPEDIAIAGAILKARSERAPA; encoded by the coding sequence ATGAACGGCGTGGACAAGATAATGCTTGACCTGTCAGGCAGGCCGCTCCTGTCCTACGCCGTCCGGGCCTTCGAGGAGTCACCTAAAATTGACCGCATCGTCCTGGTCCTCTCGGAGCAGAACCAGACGGCCGGTAAGGGCCTTGTGGCCTCTGAAGGGTGGCGAAAGGTGGTGGGAGTCTGCACCGGCGGAGCCCGCAGGCAGGACTCGGTCCGAAACGGCATCGCGATGCTCGGCGACGTGGAGTGGACCATCGTGCACGATGGGGCAAGGCCATTCATTGACGGTCCAATGATCGCCCGCGGGCTGGCCGAGGCCGCCCGCACAGGCGCCTCAGTGGCCGGCGTCCCGGTGAAGGACACGATCAAGCGCGTGAGTGCGGAGCGGGTGGTCACGGAGACCGTGCCGCGGGATGGGCTCTGGTCCATTCAGACGCCGCAGGTCTTTCGAACAGCCATCCTGCGGGACGCCCACGCGCGGGTGCCCGAGGATGTCACGGACGATGCTTCGATGGTCGAGCGGGCCGGCGGGGCCGTAACGATATTCGATGGCTCCCCGGACAACATCAAGGTCACGACGCCGGAAGACATCGCCATCGCCGGGGCGATCCTGAAGGCGCGGAGTGAGCGCGCCCCGGCGTAA
- a CDS encoding site-specific DNA-methyltransferase — MTIKEIETRVEEIAGPTPSSSIRSYLRLNTPATFVRESRGVYRLNTEPTSGIQREMAVAVPEERTFRYGRATLIQTDCIDWIERQSANSLQAVVTDPPYGLHEYAPEQQQKLRAGRGGVWRIPPSFDGHVRSPLPRFTTLTAEQLEQLHSYFFVWGRLLLPKLVPGAHVFVASNPLLSFIVASALYRAGLERRGEIVRLTMTMRGGDRPKHAHEEFSGVSVMPRSMWEPWLVFRKPIEGRVQDNLRKWGTGGLRRPSADRPFGDVIASAPTRKRERAIAPHPSLKPQAFLRQVVRSALPLGRGVIVDPFSGSGSTLAAAEAVGYASIGIEKDPHYFDLACKAIPKLAEFKP; from the coding sequence ATGACCATCAAAGAGATCGAGACAAGGGTGGAGGAGATTGCCGGACCCACGCCGTCTTCGTCGATTCGTTCGTATCTCAGACTAAACACTCCGGCGACATTCGTTCGAGAGTCCCGCGGGGTCTACAGGCTCAATACTGAGCCCACATCTGGGATACAACGGGAGATGGCTGTAGCCGTCCCGGAAGAGAGGACTTTTCGATACGGTAGAGCGACTCTCATCCAGACTGACTGCATTGATTGGATTGAAAGGCAAAGTGCCAATAGCCTTCAGGCGGTGGTCACCGATCCGCCGTACGGGCTTCACGAGTACGCCCCTGAGCAGCAACAGAAGCTTCGAGCGGGGCGAGGAGGGGTTTGGCGAATTCCCCCGTCGTTTGATGGACATGTCCGCTCGCCACTGCCGAGATTTACCACGCTTACCGCAGAACAACTCGAACAACTCCACTCTTATTTCTTCGTATGGGGTCGCCTGCTTTTGCCCAAGCTGGTTCCGGGGGCCCACGTTTTCGTTGCTTCTAATCCGCTGCTTTCCTTTATCGTTGCCTCTGCCCTGTACAGGGCGGGACTGGAGCGGCGCGGCGAAATTGTGCGGCTGACAATGACGATGCGAGGCGGTGACAGGCCGAAGCACGCCCATGAGGAGTTTAGCGGGGTTAGCGTGATGCCAAGGTCGATGTGGGAGCCGTGGTTAGTGTTCCGCAAACCTATCGAAGGACGTGTTCAAGACAATCTTCGCAAATGGGGCACGGGTGGGCTGAGGCGGCCGTCTGCCGATCGGCCTTTCGGTGACGTCATTGCGTCTGCACCCACCAGAAAGCGAGAAAGAGCGATTGCGCCACACCCCAGTCTCAAACCTCAGGCTTTCCTCCGGCAGGTAGTGAGGTCCGCGCTTCCCCTTGGCAGGGGAGTAATCGTCGACCCTTTTTCCGGATCTGGTTCGACGCTCGCCGCTGCTGAAGCAGTAGGTTATGCGAGTATCGGCATTGAGAAGGACCCACATTACTTCGATTTGGCCTGTAAGGCGATTCCGAAGTTGGCCGAGTTCAAACCTTGA
- a CDS encoding EVE domain-containing protein, translating to MPKNYWMVVQTPEQFSVTKSLGFSVYGMTAKQRKRARRMEPEDRVLIYVTGMRKWPAIAIVTSKYYEDETPIWNKDGQGETFPLRVKMRPMMVMDPEDYIDALVVGPRLEYVKRWAPEDWPLAFFDTLHLLPQKDYRLIEGEMKRLRVKKRTQRRTAGGDVAVEAAEAEPSEEPEEIELEADLEQTDEDAPDPDADDESEGQSYSPNGRSRGPLES from the coding sequence ATGCCCAAAAACTACTGGATGGTAGTCCAGACGCCGGAGCAGTTTAGCGTAACAAAGTCGCTGGGCTTCTCCGTTTATGGAATGACCGCGAAGCAGCGCAAGCGCGCGCGAAGGATGGAGCCCGAGGACCGGGTACTTATATATGTGACGGGTATGCGGAAGTGGCCCGCCATCGCCATCGTGACCTCCAAGTACTACGAGGACGAGACCCCGATCTGGAACAAGGACGGGCAGGGGGAGACGTTCCCGCTCCGCGTGAAAATGCGGCCGATGATGGTCATGGACCCCGAGGACTACATCGATGCCCTGGTGGTCGGGCCGAGGCTGGAGTACGTGAAACGGTGGGCGCCGGAAGACTGGCCGCTCGCATTCTTCGATACCCTCCACCTTCTTCCGCAGAAGGACTACCGGCTCATCGAAGGCGAGATGAAGCGCCTGCGGGTGAAGAAGCGGACCCAGCGGCGGACTGCCGGTGGAGATGTCGCAGTCGAAGCGGCAGAGGCGGAGCCCTCAGAGGAGCCGGAAGAGATCGAATTGGAAGCAGACCTGGAACAGACTGATGAAGACGCGCCGGATCCTGATGCTGACGACGAGTCCGAAGGCCAGTCTTACTCGCCCAATGGCCGCTCCCGGGGACCCCTGGAGTCGTAA
- a CDS encoding TatD family deoxyribonuclease, with protein MLIDCHTHLDQYGDEDVRLIMERSRATGVAFVITAGTTVAASDRCVALTATHHDMFAGVGIHPMDLTGPVDETTYGALKSQAISTDKVIVMSEIGLDFMEGCPPREVQYQAFREQIRLALELRLPIVYHSREAHAESIRVLREEQAHKVGGAVHYFQADWDTARHAIDLGFYISLARPLLRLPHLQEVAARTPLEWIVLETDAFPQPFKPKRENWTEPRHLVEIAAKLAEIKNMDPAQVIEATGRNALRMLEERRSAIARYVQI; from the coding sequence ATGCTGATAGACTGCCACACACACCTTGACCAGTACGGCGATGAAGACGTCCGGTTGATTATGGAACGGTCCCGAGCGACCGGCGTTGCTTTCGTGATCACCGCGGGAACGACGGTCGCGGCATCTGATCGGTGCGTGGCGCTGACTGCCACGCATCACGACATGTTCGCCGGTGTGGGCATTCACCCCATGGACCTGACCGGCCCGGTGGACGAAACAACGTACGGCGCGTTGAAGTCCCAGGCGATATCCACCGACAAGGTCATCGTCATGAGCGAGATTGGGCTGGACTTCATGGAAGGCTGCCCTCCCCGCGAAGTACAGTACCAGGCCTTCAGGGAACAGATCAGGCTGGCGCTTGAGCTGCGACTGCCGATTGTCTACCACAGCCGCGAGGCGCACGCGGAGTCGATTCGCGTGCTTAGGGAGGAGCAGGCGCACAAGGTTGGCGGGGCGGTCCACTATTTCCAGGCCGACTGGGATACGGCCCGCCATGCCATCGATCTCGGATTCTACATCTCCCTGGCGCGTCCGCTGCTGAGGCTACCCCACTTGCAGGAGGTAGCCGCAAGGACCCCACTCGAATGGATAGTCCTGGAAACGGACGCGTTTCCTCAGCCGTTCAAGCCGAAGAGAGAGAACTGGACCGAGCCCCGCCACCTGGTCGAGATCGCGGCGAAGCTGGCGGAAATCAAGAACATGGACCCCGCGCAAGTCATAGAGGCCACCGGGCGAAACGCCCTCCGCATGCTGGAAGAGCGACGGAGCGCAATTGCACGTTATGTGCAGATTTGA
- a CDS encoding aldo/keto reductase, whose protein sequence is MKYRALGKTGIKVSEVGFGLWTLSSVQTRTTTMQESVNLISAALDLGVNFFDTADIYAEGYCEELLATALRRRRHVAVIGAKAGYDFYSFNPLLLPGKRPQKFTADHIRYACERSLKRLGTDYIDVLQLHYPGLNVIGKDELFRDLERLTVEGKVRSWGVAAGNSPQGAEVALAVIEERRAPSAQIPFSAVDQRAGRQVFPKAAAAGAGVIVRAPLAGGLLTPSGEAVREPEEDWMQITPALPPHARKISDALTFLPRELGASLAQVAVKYALAMPSVATALPDMRSMEQVAEFTETSDKPEIPQEYLERIEEIYATYDSRGPRERPLGE, encoded by the coding sequence ATGAAGTACCGCGCCCTGGGAAAGACGGGCATAAAGGTGTCTGAAGTAGGATTCGGCCTGTGGACCCTGAGCTCAGTTCAGACACGAACGACTACGATGCAGGAAAGCGTCAACCTGATCAGCGCGGCGCTTGACCTTGGGGTGAACTTCTTCGACACCGCCGATATCTATGCGGAAGGGTACTGCGAGGAGCTTCTTGCCACTGCGCTGCGGCGTCGCAGGCATGTCGCCGTCATCGGCGCGAAGGCCGGGTACGACTTCTATTCATTCAACCCGTTGCTACTGCCGGGCAAGAGACCGCAGAAATTCACGGCAGATCATATCCGGTACGCCTGCGAGAGAAGCCTCAAGCGGCTGGGGACGGACTACATCGACGTCCTCCAGCTTCACTATCCCGGATTGAACGTAATTGGTAAGGACGAGCTTTTCCGCGATCTCGAGAGGCTAACTGTGGAGGGGAAGGTCCGGAGCTGGGGAGTAGCGGCGGGCAATTCGCCTCAGGGCGCGGAGGTGGCGCTGGCCGTCATTGAGGAGCGCCGCGCGCCGTCAGCGCAGATACCGTTCAGCGCCGTTGACCAGCGTGCCGGCAGGCAAGTGTTCCCAAAGGCAGCGGCCGCCGGCGCGGGCGTGATTGTAAGGGCGCCGCTGGCCGGTGGGCTGCTCACTCCCTCAGGCGAGGCTGTGCGCGAGCCGGAAGAGGACTGGATGCAGATAACGCCCGCGTTGCCCCCCCACGCTCGCAAAATTAGCGACGCGCTCACATTCCTTCCCCGCGAGCTCGGCGCCTCGCTGGCCCAGGTCGCGGTCAAGTACGCGCTGGCGATGCCGTCCGTCGCCACGGCGCTGCCGGACATGAGAAGCATGGAGCAAGTAGCGGAATTCACGGAAACATCGGACAAGCCCGAAATCCCCCAGGAGTACCTGGAGCGCATAGAAGAAATCTACGCTACTTACGACTCCAGGGGTCCCCGGGAGCGGCCATTGGGCGAGTAA
- a CDS encoding PLDc_N domain-containing protein: protein MFVEQRSGAAMPVCEIVKLQSHRGPGGRMDFSEILPLLISVLIIQVTLLAFALKDLLKPERRVKGGNKVLWGVIIVVVNLIGPVAYLVFGREEA, encoded by the coding sequence TTGTTCGTAGAACAGCGGTCTGGTGCAGCAATGCCGGTTTGTGAGATAGTCAAGCTACAATCTCATCGAGGTCCTGGAGGCCGTATGGATTTCTCCGAGATCCTCCCGCTGCTGATCTCCGTCTTGATCATCCAGGTAACGCTGCTGGCCTTTGCCCTGAAGGACCTGTTGAAACCTGAGCGAAGGGTGAAAGGCGGGAACAAGGTCCTCTGGGGCGTAATCATTGTGGTGGTCAACCTGATAGGCCCTGTCGCATACCTGGTGTTCGGGCGGGAGGAGGCATGA
- a CDS encoding cysteine--tRNA ligase has protein sequence MKLYSTLTGAIQPLSPHGDAVTMYVCGITPYSPSHVGHGMRSVIFDVLRRYLVYRGYKVRHVENFTDIDDKLINSAAKLGCTYLELAEKHIQDYLKNIDALNVQRAHVYPRATQEIPKIIEIIDGLIKKGYAYRSEGDVYFRVRRDDDYGKLSHRSLDDMKAGARVEVGERKEDPMDFALWKGQKPGEPAWGSPWGPGRPGWHIECSAMSLKYLGETMDIHGGGQDLIFPHHENEIAQTESFTGVVPMARFWVHNGLLQLGNDKMSKSLGNFITLSDLVKLGSPDAIRVFFLQSHYRSPLSFSADGIAAQERALERLRAALAPGTGTGDTLDPAQYRERFDTAMDDDLNTPRAVAVLFDISRDINRARTEGRNVAPAQAALREIAGVLGLTLQERKSSAADTDVAPLMELLIETRAGLRKAKQYQLADQVRNRLAELGYTLEDTPSGTEWKKA, from the coding sequence ATGAAGCTCTACAGCACCCTCACCGGCGCCATTCAGCCCCTTTCGCCACACGGCGACGCCGTCACGATGTACGTCTGCGGCATCACCCCATACTCGCCGTCTCACGTAGGCCACGGTATGCGCTCCGTCATTTTCGACGTCCTTCGCCGCTACCTCGTCTACAGGGGCTACAAGGTCCGGCACGTTGAGAACTTCACGGACATCGACGACAAGCTGATCAACAGCGCCGCGAAGCTGGGGTGCACATACCTGGAGCTTGCTGAAAAGCATATCCAGGACTATCTGAAGAACATCGACGCGCTGAACGTGCAGCGCGCCCACGTATACCCTCGCGCCACCCAAGAAATCCCAAAGATTATTGAGATTATTGACGGGCTTATCAAGAAGGGTTACGCCTACCGGTCCGAGGGAGATGTCTACTTCCGCGTGCGCCGGGACGATGACTACGGCAAGCTGAGCCACCGCTCGCTGGACGATATGAAGGCCGGAGCGCGGGTGGAAGTCGGCGAGCGCAAAGAGGACCCGATGGACTTCGCCCTCTGGAAGGGACAGAAGCCCGGCGAGCCTGCCTGGGGCAGCCCGTGGGGTCCGGGAAGGCCCGGCTGGCACATCGAGTGCAGCGCGATGTCGCTAAAGTACCTGGGCGAGACGATGGACATCCACGGCGGCGGCCAGGACCTGATCTTCCCTCACCACGAGAACGAGATAGCCCAGACCGAGTCCTTCACGGGCGTTGTGCCGATGGCGCGCTTCTGGGTCCACAACGGCTTGCTTCAGCTCGGAAACGACAAGATGAGCAAGTCGCTCGGCAACTTCATCACGCTAAGCGACCTGGTAAAGCTCGGCAGCCCGGACGCCATCCGCGTCTTCTTCTTGCAGTCGCACTACCGCAGCCCGCTCAGCTTCAGCGCGGATGGCATAGCGGCCCAGGAGCGCGCTCTCGAAAGGCTTCGCGCCGCGCTGGCGCCTGGAACAGGCACTGGCGACACTCTTGACCCGGCCCAGTACAGGGAGCGCTTCGACACGGCGATGGACGACGACCTGAATACGCCGCGCGCCGTCGCAGTGCTGTTCGACATTTCCCGCGACATCAACCGCGCCCGTACCGAGGGCCGCAACGTCGCCCCCGCACAGGCCGCCCTGCGCGAGATCGCCGGCGTCCTCGGCCTCACCCTGCAGGAGCGCAAGTCCTCCGCAGCCGACACCGACGTTGCGCCACTGATGGAGCTGCTCATAGAGACCCGCGCCGGCCTTCGCAAGGCCAAGCAGTACCAGCTGGCCGACCAGGTCCGCAACCGCCTCGCCGAGCTCGGCTACACCCTCGAAGATACCCCCTCCGGGACCGAGTGGAAGAAGGCCTAA
- a CDS encoding ATP-binding cassette domain-containing protein yields the protein MSDRAAVVCRGLTRRFGEVTALDGLDLAVQPGVIFGFLGPNGAGKTTTIRLLAGLDSPTAGTGEVLGYDIERAGNEVRRRIAYLDQLSLLSDIVSR from the coding sequence ATGAGCGACAGGGCAGCGGTAGTCTGCCGTGGACTCACGCGCCGGTTCGGAGAAGTGACGGCGCTGGACGGGTTAGATCTTGCCGTCCAGCCCGGGGTCATCTTCGGCTTCCTCGGGCCGAACGGCGCGGGGAAGACAACGACGATACGGCTCCTTGCCGGCCTGGACAGCCCGACCGCCGGGACAGGAGAAGTGCTGGGCTATGACATCGAGCGGGCAGGTAACGAGGTCAGGAGGCGCATAGCCTATCTGGACCAGCTGTCTTTGCTCAGTGATATTGTCAGTAGGTAA
- a CDS encoding DUF1802 family protein: protein MSFLPPTSSIALKEWAVAVNAMLSGELIVILRKGGIHRDDKEFRILHPEFLLFPTYEHQKAELLRPEHHNALERSMAEDDVPGLVTISAWTEVTDVYELREEDALQRISAFHIWTDEYASKRLHWRPKQPLMVALLRVYRLQQPQALPVLDEYNGCKSWVDLGQDVPLGYMTPALTDAEYEGRATEVRKTLAALPGVTTVPVAGKPGI, encoded by the coding sequence TTGTCTTTCCTTCCCCCAACCTCCTCCATCGCGCTCAAAGAGTGGGCCGTGGCGGTGAACGCCATGCTCTCCGGCGAGCTGATCGTCATACTCCGCAAGGGAGGCATCCACCGCGACGATAAAGAGTTCCGGATTCTTCACCCGGAGTTCCTGCTCTTTCCGACGTACGAGCACCAGAAGGCAGAGCTTCTCCGGCCGGAGCACCACAACGCCCTGGAGCGGTCGATGGCAGAGGACGACGTGCCCGGCCTGGTTACCATTTCGGCGTGGACCGAGGTGACGGACGTCTACGAGCTCAGGGAGGAGGACGCGCTTCAACGGATTTCCGCCTTCCACATCTGGACCGACGAGTATGCCTCCAAGCGCCTCCACTGGCGACCGAAGCAACCGTTGATGGTGGCCCTTCTGCGAGTCTACAGGCTCCAGCAGCCGCAGGCGCTCCCCGTTCTGGACGAATACAACGGGTGCAAGTCCTGGGTAGACCTCGGCCAGGACGTGCCTCTCGGTTACATGACCCCGGCGCTCACGGACGCTGAATACGAGGGCCGCGCGACGGAAGTCCGCAAGACTCTTGCCGCCCTCCCCGGCGTAACCACCGTCCCGGTCGCCGGGAAGCCGGGCATATGA
- a CDS encoding acetamidase, with amino-acid sequence MKHLKLGRVYYEISRNNPSALSISPGETVRLETEDTFNGLVRKEGDHRDLKRKPWGNPQSGPIFVEGAEKGDTLSVEILKIDPLRGQAANDMSWGARGMGDFLGPDVPRNTRIAPIRDGKVWWSPKVAIPYAPMIGTIGTAPEMGAPTTFPAGPYGGNMDIKEVTVGATVYLPVYVPGALLHVGDGHAAQGDGEVCGTALEMPADITIKVDLVKGKTIQRPRIRNATEIMAVATGTPMERSVAQAYADLILWMEEEFGVNRWDAYSLCTMVGAVSVGYHFLGTVAAKIELEYVQAAAK; translated from the coding sequence GTGAAGCACCTCAAGCTCGGCCGCGTCTATTACGAGATAAGCCGCAACAATCCCTCCGCGCTTTCAATATCTCCCGGAGAAACGGTCCGTCTCGAGACCGAAGATACCTTCAACGGCCTCGTCCGGAAGGAAGGCGACCACCGCGACCTCAAGCGCAAGCCCTGGGGCAACCCGCAGTCCGGCCCTATCTTTGTGGAGGGCGCGGAGAAGGGGGATACCCTTTCGGTCGAGATACTCAAGATAGACCCGCTCAGGGGGCAAGCGGCTAACGACATGTCGTGGGGCGCGCGTGGAATGGGCGACTTCCTCGGCCCCGACGTGCCGCGCAACACGCGCATCGCCCCGATCCGCGACGGCAAGGTGTGGTGGAGCCCGAAGGTTGCGATCCCTTACGCGCCAATGATCGGCACCATCGGCACCGCCCCGGAGATGGGCGCGCCCACAACGTTCCCTGCCGGCCCTTACGGCGGCAACATGGATATCAAAGAGGTCACCGTGGGCGCGACGGTCTACCTGCCTGTATACGTTCCCGGCGCGCTCCTGCATGTCGGCGACGGCCACGCTGCGCAAGGGGACGGCGAGGTCTGCGGCACGGCGCTGGAAATGCCCGCGGACATCACGATCAAGGTTGACCTCGTGAAGGGCAAGACCATCCAGCGGCCCCGCATCCGCAATGCGACAGAGATTATGGCCGTGGCCACCGGCACGCCGATGGAGCGATCGGTGGCGCAGGCCTACGCGGACCTCATTCTCTGGATGGAGGAGGAGTTCGGCGTCAATCGCTGGGACGCCTACAGCCTCTGTACGATGGTCGGGGCCGTCTCGGTAGGCTACCACTTCCTCGGCACGGTCGCCGCAAAGATCGAGCTTGAATACGTTCAGGCAGCAGCCAAATAA
- the secG gene encoding preprotein translocase subunit SecG, translating to MDSELTRTIILVLQILLALVLIAVVLLQVRGQGGGLFGGGDGSYRTRRGIEKTMFNFTIVLVIAFVATSIASVKVF from the coding sequence ATGGATAGCGAATTAACGAGAACGATCATCCTGGTGCTTCAGATCCTGCTGGCGCTGGTGCTAATTGCCGTGGTGCTGTTGCAGGTGCGAGGCCAGGGGGGCGGCCTTTTCGGAGGCGGCGACGGTTCGTACCGCACCAGGCGCGGCATCGAGAAGACGATGTTCAACTTCACAATTGTGCTTGTGATCGCCTTCGTCGCAACTTCTATAGCCAGCGTGAAGGTGTTCTAG
- a CDS encoding 2-C-methyl-D-erythritol 2,4-cyclodiphosphate synthase: MNTRSGIGFDVHPLVTGRRLVLGGVHIPFEKGLKGHSDGDALTHAIIDALLGGAGMGDIGTHFPSSDKSLKDIDSQKLLVNTMRLLDMHGWRATYVDATIIAERPVLRPHCDSIKAALAVSLGIDPRNVNIKAKTTDGLGFTGRGEGIAAMAIATLQLP, translated from the coding sequence ATGAACACACGCTCGGGCATAGGCTTCGATGTTCACCCGCTGGTCACGGGCCGCAGACTGGTGCTCGGCGGCGTCCATATCCCCTTCGAGAAGGGGCTGAAAGGTCATAGCGACGGAGATGCCCTCACGCATGCCATCATCGACGCCCTGCTGGGCGGCGCCGGCATGGGCGATATCGGCACGCACTTCCCTTCTTCCGACAAGTCCCTGAAGGATATCGACAGCCAGAAGCTGCTCGTGAACACGATGCGCCTGCTGGATATGCACGGCTGGCGAGCCACTTATGTTGATGCTACAATTATCGCCGAGCGCCCGGTGCTGAGGCCGCACTGCGACAGCATTAAAGCGGCGCTCGCGGTCTCCCTTGGTATTGATCCACGCAACGTCAATATCAAGGCCAAAACTACAGATGGGCTCGGGTTCACCGGCAGGGGCGAGGGCATCGCCGCCATGGCCATCGCAACCCTCCAACTACCATGA
- a CDS encoding LysR family transcriptional regulator has translation MDITNFHQLYIFHTVASMGSFSGAARSLSLSQPAVSIQVRELEKSLGSPLFYRTRRGPMLTDIGRAVHEYTQRIFALADEMHQKVHDIQGLAGGRLTIGSSSTAGEQILPWVIGKFQKIYPDVDVSVSISNTEDVLTKIRNREMDLGMAGASVDIEGLASFPYVEDEIVFVSAPSHHLAAMESVPVAALLSERFVMREVGSATRRIAAQCLAEMQLPVKISVELGGNEAVKRAVQAGLGLGMVSRFSAAPDIQAGLLTRLQVEGWACKRSLYVFYRMDRHLPAAQQAFLTFLQQEHPLPPS, from the coding sequence ATGGACATTACCAACTTCCACCAGCTCTACATTTTCCACACCGTGGCAAGCATGGGCAGCTTCTCCGGGGCCGCCCGGTCGCTCTCCCTGAGCCAGCCTGCCGTGTCCATACAGGTGCGCGAGCTGGAAAAGTCTCTCGGCTCTCCACTCTTCTACCGCACCCGTCGCGGACCTATGCTCACTGACATTGGCCGCGCCGTCCATGAGTACACCCAGCGGATATTCGCGCTCGCCGATGAGATGCACCAGAAGGTCCACGACATCCAGGGGCTCGCGGGAGGGCGCCTGACAATCGGATCAAGCTCCACCGCGGGTGAGCAGATCCTGCCATGGGTCATCGGCAAGTTCCAGAAGATCTACCCGGACGTGGACGTTTCCGTTTCCATCTCCAACACTGAAGACGTTCTCACTAAAATCAGGAACCGGGAGATGGACCTGGGCATGGCCGGCGCCAGCGTAGATATTGAAGGGCTGGCCTCCTTCCCGTACGTTGAAGACGAGATTGTGTTCGTGTCGGCGCCCTCTCATCACCTCGCGGCTATGGAGTCCGTTCCGGTTGCGGCACTGCTGTCCGAGCGGTTCGTGATGCGCGAGGTCGGCTCTGCAACCCGCAGGATTGCCGCCCAGTGCCTTGCGGAAATGCAGCTCCCTGTAAAGATATCGGTTGAGCTGGGCGGCAACGAAGCGGTCAAGCGGGCTGTGCAGGCGGGGCTGGGGCTGGGGATGGTCTCCCGGTTCTCCGCCGCGCCGGACATCCAGGCCGGGCTCCTCACGCGACTCCAGGTTGAGGGCTGGGCGTGCAAGCGCTCTCTCTACGTCTTCTACCGCATGGACAGGCACCTGCCGGCGGCCCAGCAGGCTTTCCTTACCTTCTTGCAGCAGGAACACCCCCTCCCACCCTCTTGA
- a CDS encoding YIP1 family protein has translation MDFRLLDRPSRRGLQSGGTALKGLSMKGMFARGIRAAKFDRTVYAEVAARPDLVLNSLGIVILAGFATIFGYLNIWYAGRDVPPLLDDLGGRALGLWLAVLTMLVGWIIWAGIAVLMGKIFMHGGGSFRDVLRVLGICYLPGVLFMFSSIPGVGNFIGLAAQLWILFAGAIAMHEVQKSDWIGAALGTLVGWFVGVVIVPYVVIDTFVSVAP, from the coding sequence ATGGACTTTAGGCTGCTAGACCGGCCTTCGCGGCGTGGGTTACAATCGGGCGGAACCGCGTTGAAAGGACTCTCAATGAAGGGAATGTTCGCTCGGGGAATTCGCGCGGCGAAATTTGACCGCACCGTCTACGCAGAAGTGGCGGCGAGGCCGGATTTGGTTCTGAATTCGCTCGGAATCGTGATACTGGCAGGGTTCGCCACCATATTCGGATATCTGAACATCTGGTACGCCGGCAGAGACGTACCGCCGCTTCTGGATGATCTCGGAGGGCGCGCGCTGGGCCTGTGGCTGGCTGTGTTGACGATGCTAGTAGGGTGGATTATTTGGGCGGGCATCGCAGTACTGATGGGGAAAATCTTCATGCACGGCGGCGGCTCGTTCAGGGACGTGCTGCGCGTCCTGGGGATTTGCTATCTGCCCGGCGTGCTGTTTATGTTTAGCTCCATTCCGGGTGTTGGGAATTTCATCGGCTTGGCCGCGCAGTTGTGGATACTCTTCGCCGGTGCAATTGCAATGCACGAAGTCCAGAAGAGCGACTGGATCGGCGCGGCCCTCGGAACGCTTGTGGGCTGGTTTGTGGGCGTCGTAATCGTCCCGTACGTCGTCATAGACACTTTTGTGTCCGTGGCGCCTTGA